DNA from Mustela nigripes isolate SB6536 chromosome 14, MUSNIG.SB6536, whole genome shotgun sequence:
TCTCCCTACTATCCCACCAACATTGTCCATCCATAGTCTTTCCCATCTCAGTTGATGGCCATTCTATCCTTCAGATGATcaatttgatttctttcattccctAGTATTCCATACCCATGCCATTAGCAAATTGTACTGACTATGCCTTCAAAAATATGTCCAGAATCTAGTCAATTTCTCAGCATCCCCACTGATACTATCATAGCCAAGTCTCCACCAACTCTATCCTTGCCCCACCCTCCACTGTAGTCTACTTTCACATTTCTGAGTGATCTTTTTAGACACAAGGCAAGTCACATCAAAACTCTGCAATGGCTTCGTTTCAcccaggataaaaaaaaaaaccaaaatcctttCTTTAGGCTTTTGTCATCTCTCTGATCTGTACCGCTCACTCCCTTTTGTTTTCACCTCACTCAAAgccttctgtattttctaaatgttctcaatgttttgtttttattaacaacaacaacaaaaataaaccgTTTAAACGATGGAACTATGAAAGGGTAATCTCCCTTTTTACCCAAACGATTTCTCTTTAAgtacaaaattaaatacaaagccaagtctttaggaaaaacaaacaaacaaacaaaacccaagttAAGTTCATGGCAAGACCTTGTAGAGCCCTGAATGCCTGCCTATGGCATTGATGGAAAGTTTAGTGAAGACaggtttctaaaataaataaaaatgcatggtgTGGTAGGTGATTTCTGGATTTGGGATTGAAAAATTATGTTAAAGTCTTCTCTACTACTGATTGTGAGGCCTTTAGTAAGTCATTATTCtgattcataattttcttctatgtAAAGATGAAGAGATTAACCTGTAAAACTCATTATAAACTTGTGCTTTACAAGATAAAGACTTATAGATCGCTACTAAAAATACATCTAATAGGTCTGACTTATTCCCAGTAATGTCATTTAAAGTTCTTGATCAGTCTGCATATGCAAAAGAATGCCAGTAAATAAACCAATACCATAAATGTTAAGGGACTGGTCCCAGATTGAATTATATACAATTTACAAAAGCCTATGAAGTGAACTCAAAACTTAGGGGTAGAGAGGCTCACTTACTAAGAACTGCAAAGGCAAAGAAACCACAAACCTAAGGTTCCTGAACAGAATACAGATTTTTCATGTTCAGACTATATATCTGGACGTGGGCTTGGAGCAAATGTCTTCAGATGACGACACGGTGGGAGGAATTAACTGTCAAGAGGTCTTTGGGAACTGTTCCTGGCTGAAACAAACCGCGAGTTAGAAAGGACGCACCACTTTTCGAGAGAGATGGAAGATAAATTGTGATTTTGTCTTCTTAACGGGTCGGTTGTAGCAATTTTATCGCCCAACACTAACCACTCACCGGGTCAACTGGGCTGCAAGGCCTTATGAGTTGGGAACAAACGGCCCAGACCCGGCACAATCCGTCAAATCGCTAGGTGTTCATCTGTTCCGGAGACGGTTGCTAGGGAAACGAGGCCCGACTCTGTTCTCGGTCCCTCTAGGTTTTCTCGCGGCGGGCCAGAGCTTCGGGGGCGTGGTTACGTGAGGGACGCACGTAAAGGGCGGGACAGAGGAGAAAACGGCCCCAGGAACGGGTTGCATTCGGGTGCGCATGCGTGCTGTGCCGGGCGGCAGAGACTTGGAAGGCTTCTACTGGTGTCGGGGAAGGTGTTGCTATGGCTGCTGCGCTTGCACCCCTAGGCGTAACTCTGCGAGAAGCCACCCAGCGAAAATTGAGGAGGTTTTCAGAGCTGAGAGGTAGCAAAGAGGGAACCCCAACTATTCCCGGCAGTGGACAGGGAGGGTGCTTTACGTTTGGGGAAATTTGCTGGACTGTCACTTCCTGTCTGCTTCTCACCTTGGGGCTTAGGACGCAGGCCCAGCTGTAGCTTAcgctcttgattttttttttttttttttaattctgccaCTACCCTTTCCTTACATTATGTtgttactttatttctttgactttattcctagtaacatatatatatcaaaataagagagaaggaagaagaaagaaaatactaatctGATTAGGGAAGCTGTAAATCCAAGTTATGCATTTGGTTAGCTCATTAaggaaagttatttaaaataaatgtaaatgatctaaagCACAGTGTTTTGATCAATACATATCTGATTTTAGCATTCTACAGTCCCCTTACCTCCTTCACCAATTCGTTCCATGCTGTGAATGCAAACTGagtaaaaaacagaacaagacaCAGAGGAATTATAGGTTAAAAATCTAAAAGCGGAAGTttgtatcaaaaaaataaataaagctgtgtTATTTGTCATTCTTTGTACAACTAtctaataaaattctatttttgatgAAGTTACTGCATTAAAATAATgcagtaaaataatttaaaataatttaaaaattaaaataatttttaatgcagTAACTTCAtcaaaaatacaggaaataatACTTGGAAGACAGTAGGATATTCAGGACTGCTAGGTTTGGACAAATCCTGTCTGTTAACTATAAGAATCCTTATCACCTTGTGTACCAATAAAGAAGAGCTTCCACTGTCTACCaaatattcagtctttttttaatgagttcaTCAGGGAGTTGGGAACTTTTCTGTTATCCAGAATTTTAGGTCATACTTCAAAGCCTTTGTAAACTTGCATGTCTTTGCATTACTtaaggtaataaaaaataaaggacctAAATTTATAAATAGCAACATTGGAGGAATGGATCTTTGGGTTGAATTGTACTTAGCCAATAAATGGTCCTGATacataaaaattgattttcaCAGCTGgagattcatttattctttttgtctcttgttatttAAGAATCAAAGTAAATTTTAGCAAGGCAAAAGTACTTCTTAAGAAACCTAACAACTTTCAGAATATTAAATAAGTGAACTGTAAACCATAAAAGGAACAAGTaatctaagagaaaaaaatcaaaatttgtgAACAGTCTTCAATAGAACTAGTTTGAATTATCCTACCTACCCACGAATTATTCTCTAATTATGAGAAGATAGGTTTAtgaagataatcttttttttttttctttccaaagtggTAAACTTAGACCAGCTAGAGATTTCTAATACTTATTCCCTTGCTTCTTCCACATAGGCAAACCTGTGGCAGCTGGAGAATTCTGGGACATCGTTGCAATAACAGCAGCTGATGAAAAACAGGAGCTTGCTTATAAGCAACAGCTGtcagaaaagctgaaaaaaaaggaGCTACCCCTTGGAGTTCAATATCATGTTTTTGTTGATCCTGCTGGAGTCAAAATCGGTACTCTCTCTATGGTCAGATTTAAATTATAGGTTCTAGGCATAATGATCACTGAAGAAAAGCTTTCCTATGGCTCAAGTTTATGAGCTCTATATCTTTCTTCCTCTAGGCtttccaaactttaaaaatttaatgtaaatttacaattttttaagaaagattaaaGGCATAGCGTTGTTCTTACACATTGTGACTTACCATGAAAAACTCACAGAATGTTacttaaaagagaattttattaatgttaataaaTTTACTTAGGTGATGAATATTCTTTTGGACTTTATTGTTAGGACTCTTAAGGTCCTTCTCAACTCCATCGTTCAGAAATTTACATGAAGATTgcaaatcaggggaaaaaaataaatacacacacatacttagcCTCTTGGAACCATGATGCAGAAAGCAAAAGAGCACAGTCTAATGGCCCAATATCACAGGTACTTACTTTAAAAACCCAGTTTAACTCAACCTTGCCTTTGACCTTCCGctgcaaataaaaatacttgcTATTTTTCTGGGGGCCATTTTCTTTGTGATACTCAAAGCTGAAGCCTCTTGATACAACAGAGGCTATTTATATCTGACATTGGCATTGTTCTAATTAACCTGTGTTAATCCTCATAATGGTGCAGTCAGTACTTTTATGGTTCCTATCATATAGAAGAGAgtctgaggcagagagagttaaataactttcccaaggtaACTAGTAAGTGTAgttatatttaagatatttttaagaacacCAGGTTCTAAGAAACTTTAGAAAGGAAATCTAACTCAAATATTTGATTTTGCCATGTGGGAGAATTATTTTAAtgggttttttaatttgtaatttcaaATGAACATGTATACTTACTGTCTTTTTGTGTTGCAAATTGTCTAATatattacttctttattttcaggAGATTTCAGTGCTCATCATTTATTACCAAGTGCTAATCTCTGGATTCCACTGctaattatttatctatttaaatacTGTGAAATGTGTGTTTAATGTGACTCTTTTGCCCATACCTTTGCTCTTCAGCTAGTTAATTGTGAGCCAAAGGCCCAATCCTCAACCTTAAAACACCTAACTTTTTATTGTAATTACAAATTCTCAGTAAGTTTCTATGAAATTAATTGCgttctttaacttttgtttttaaggaaatggaGGATCCACACTTTGTGCCCTTCGATGTTTGGAAAAGCTATATGGCAATAAATGGAATTCTTTTACCGTCCTATTAATTCATTCTGGTAAagttacacattttctttttcactaattGACATTTTACCTTTGATATTTTAGGGACTTTTTTCTATCTTGCAAAtacttctccttttttaaaatttttttctttgaaattactgtgttttgaaaacattattttatgtttttctagaCATTTTAAAGTTGTAAGCAACATAATGTTTTTT
Protein-coding regions in this window:
- the FPGT gene encoding fucose-1-phosphate guanylyltransferase isoform X2 yields the protein MAAALAPLGVTLREATQRKLRRFSELRGKPVAAGEFWDIVAITAADEKQELAYKQQLSEKLKKKELPLGVQYHVFVDPAGVKIGNGGSTLCALRCLEKLYGNKWNSFTVLLIHSASFLQYRKVLVIHPVSFKVYWIQGVLWQLAQLWSIPDWGLMFQLGKTALLVVVIS